From a single Verrucomicrobiota bacterium JB022 genomic region:
- a CDS encoding ATP-binding protein yields the protein MKSPVSDSVHYDPLQFVVDQDLQVVKLDPVLLPAFGGEQAAPTLEQVFKSINPEWQVPGPSFFQGESNSTFLPWEPGPPPSPYGMRLQALRAGDLICCSLMPALGSAQAVADAGLQEIPEGDQWSATLFMRLKKSENKIKIYSHHFPGFMYQQRADLSFSYLDPSLREIFGLDVSLLQRSGSSFLDLIYEKDRDFYLHEVQKGSQTGERFTLTYRLKLPHTGQIIYLQDYRSAVKSANGLLLGYEGVWLDITRQAVAEKRLSSAGWKESLATLTSGLLHDFKNSMTGIGTLSELYCRTMDRAHPWHEGMTMIRKNALEAQKIVQRMIDLNREEAGRRNYHNLRELVRDQIELVRIVLPKHMHIETQITEQDIPVYLDEVAFRQMVLNLVINSRDASPHDGTITIRMLPAETGQVIDGEAPAGFVCPKDGALIEIADQGHGIPPENLPHVFNPYYTTKEISKGSGLGLYNTRIFIQDHGGEITIQSEQHMGTTIRLFLPTADFTESLSSVGGKHERGQSERRTVIIFQQADAADFTDQLRQQGCEVISFQQASRLLRYLPDVTSRHNLLVLLGPRFTPAMQELARHVEANYPSLPMVHVHPAHDDDQLPAEFEHLLDLTIPPGGNHRRLVMQILDLLG from the coding sequence ATGAAGTCTCCAGTGTCTGATTCCGTCCACTACGATCCGCTGCAATTCGTAGTAGATCAGGATCTGCAAGTCGTGAAGCTCGACCCTGTCTTGCTTCCGGCTTTCGGAGGTGAGCAGGCGGCCCCGACGCTGGAACAAGTCTTCAAAAGCATCAACCCGGAATGGCAAGTTCCGGGCCCTTCGTTTTTTCAAGGTGAGAGCAACTCGACCTTCCTGCCTTGGGAGCCGGGCCCGCCGCCGAGCCCTTACGGCATGCGCCTGCAGGCATTGCGGGCCGGAGATTTGATTTGTTGTTCGTTGATGCCTGCCCTCGGTTCCGCCCAGGCGGTGGCCGACGCAGGGCTGCAGGAGATCCCGGAAGGCGACCAGTGGTCGGCTACGCTCTTCATGCGGCTGAAAAAGTCGGAAAACAAGATCAAGATCTACAGCCACCACTTCCCGGGCTTCATGTATCAGCAGCGGGCGGATCTTTCGTTCTCGTATCTCGACCCGAGCTTGCGCGAGATCTTCGGACTCGATGTGAGCCTGCTCCAGCGTAGCGGCAGTTCGTTCCTCGACCTGATCTACGAGAAGGATCGCGATTTTTACCTGCATGAAGTCCAGAAAGGCTCGCAGACGGGTGAGCGCTTTACGCTGACGTATCGGCTCAAACTGCCCCACACCGGCCAGATCATCTACCTGCAGGACTATCGCTCGGCCGTAAAGTCGGCCAACGGGCTGCTGCTGGGATACGAAGGGGTGTGGCTCGACATCACCCGCCAGGCAGTGGCGGAAAAGCGCCTCTCCAGCGCGGGCTGGAAGGAAAGCCTCGCCACCCTCACCAGCGGTCTGCTGCACGACTTCAAGAACAGCATGACGGGGATCGGCACCCTCAGCGAGCTGTATTGCCGCACGATGGACCGTGCGCACCCGTGGCACGAGGGGATGACGATGATCCGCAAGAATGCCCTCGAAGCCCAGAAGATCGTGCAGCGCATGATCGACCTCAATCGCGAGGAGGCTGGGCGACGCAATTACCACAACTTGCGTGAGTTGGTACGCGACCAGATCGAGCTTGTCCGCATCGTGCTGCCCAAGCACATGCATATCGAGACCCAGATCACCGAGCAGGATATCCCCGTCTACCTCGACGAGGTCGCCTTCCGCCAGATGGTGCTCAACCTCGTGATCAATAGCCGCGACGCGAGCCCGCACGACGGCACCATTACCATCCGCATGTTGCCGGCGGAGACGGGCCAGGTGATCGATGGCGAAGCGCCTGCCGGCTTCGTCTGCCCCAAGGACGGGGCGCTGATCGAGATCGCCGATCAGGGCCACGGCATCCCACCGGAAAACCTGCCCCACGTCTTCAACCCGTATTATACGACGAAGGAAATTTCCAAGGGTTCGGGCCTCGGGCTCTACAATACCCGCATTTTTATCCAGGACCATGGGGGCGAGATCACAATCCAGAGCGAGCAGCATATGGGCACCACGATCCGCCTGTTTCTGCCCACGGCCGACTTTACCGAATCGCTCAGCAGCGTGGGCGGCAAACACGAGCGCGGCCAGTCCGAGCGGCGCACGGTGATCATCTTCCAGCAGGCCGATGCGGCGGACTTCACCGACCAGCTGCGCCAGCAGGGCTGCGAAGTCATTTCCTTCCAGCAGGCCAGCCGCCTCTTGCGCTACCTGCCCGATGTGACGTCGCGGCACAATCTGCTCGTACTCCTGGGGCCGCGTTTCACGCCAGCGATGCAAGAGCTTGCACGCCACGTAGAGGCCAATTATCCGTCTCTGCCCATGGTGCACGTGCACCCGGCGCACGACGACGACCAGTTGCCTGCCGAATTTGAGCACCTGCTCGACCTCACCATACCCCCGGGCGGCAATCACCGCCGCCTCGTCATGCAAATCCTTGATCTCCTAGGCTAG
- the fliG gene encoding flagellar motor switch protein FliG produces MSDAIQDIKYEGLNRFQKLALFLIVIGPEQAAQILQQFDEFEIEMIVREIANFRIIGEDVQRMAIDEFSEIIGTSFGAILGGTPFAQKALEMAKGDYKASTLMGRIAPLSTSTEVMSELSEMDTRMIYNLIRNEQPQTLAFVMSYLSSKKASEVLMMVPQETREEVIERIGTMDKTTPDNVQKVIENIRRHASQKEPTSGMSQSGGVRAVADLLNLLDKNLSKTLLTKLSERNPNLGQAIQRKMFSFDNLISLSQRDLQRVMREIESNDLVVALKAANKPLQQALLGAVSKRAAETLMEEMDMLGPVRLKEVEAAQDRIIQTVRQLEEEGEITIDGGGGDVLV; encoded by the coding sequence ATGAGCGACGCCATCCAGGATATTAAATACGAAGGCCTGAACCGCTTCCAGAAGCTGGCTCTGTTCCTCATCGTGATCGGGCCCGAGCAGGCCGCGCAGATCCTCCAGCAGTTCGACGAGTTCGAAATCGAGATGATCGTGCGCGAGATCGCGAACTTCCGCATCATCGGCGAGGACGTGCAACGCATGGCCATCGACGAGTTTTCGGAGATCATCGGCACCAGCTTCGGCGCCATCCTCGGCGGCACGCCCTTTGCCCAGAAGGCCCTCGAAATGGCCAAGGGCGATTACAAGGCCTCGACGCTCATGGGCCGCATCGCCCCCCTCAGCACCTCCACCGAGGTGATGAGCGAGTTGAGCGAGATGGACACCCGGATGATCTACAACCTCATCCGCAACGAGCAGCCGCAGACGCTCGCCTTCGTCATGTCTTACCTCAGCTCCAAGAAAGCCTCCGAGGTGCTCATGATGGTGCCGCAGGAGACGCGCGAAGAAGTCATCGAGCGCATTGGGACGATGGACAAGACCACGCCCGACAACGTGCAGAAGGTGATCGAAAACATCCGCCGCCACGCCAGCCAGAAGGAGCCGACCAGCGGCATGAGCCAAAGCGGCGGCGTCCGCGCGGTGGCCGACCTGCTCAACCTGCTCGACAAGAACCTTTCCAAGACGCTGCTCACCAAGCTCTCCGAGCGCAACCCGAACCTCGGGCAGGCGATCCAGCGCAAGATGTTCTCCTTCGACAACCTCATCTCGCTCTCCCAGCGCGACCTCCAGCGCGTCATGCGCGAGATCGAGAGCAACGACCTGGTGGTGGCGCTCAAGGCGGCCAACAAGCCGCTGCAGCAGGCCCTGCTCGGTGCGGTTTCCAAGCGCGCGGCCGAGACGCTGATGGAAGAAATGGACATGCTCGGGCCGGTGCGCCTGAAGGAAGTCGAAGCCGCGCAAGACCGCATCATCCAGACGGTGCGCCAGCTCGAAGAAGAAGGCGAAATCACGATCGACGGAGGAGGCGGCGATGTCCTCGTCTAG
- a CDS encoding chemotaxis response regulator protein-glutamate methylesterase, which translates to MADLSSPIRVLLCDDSAVIRSSVAQMLRRDPELEVVGTAENPYQARDQILKLDPEVLLLDLEMPRMDGLSFLSIIMRERPMPVVIFSSLSQQGSHVAWEAMQRGAIEVLGKPRSPRELQDLAPILIYKLKAAALAGRSASFRKHVDAAIEAGKAPSPVAAIKNSQPATAFSQKPQTKEQVDCSHLDPKALILLGASTGGTEALKNVLVDLPADMPPILIVQHIPAYFSASFANRLDSLCKLRVKEARHGDVCQPGHVLVAPGNYHMTVHAAAGGYRVKLDDGPRVWHQRPAVDLLMKSGAQTAGMHAIAGVLTGMGRDGAEGLLALRRRGAITFAQDEATSVVYGMPRAAKEVGAAQRVLPLHQMAAFLQEATRTRRRTSPPTEHEVSSV; encoded by the coding sequence ATGGCTGATCTCTCCTCCCCCATCCGCGTTCTGCTCTGCGACGACTCGGCCGTCATCCGGTCTTCCGTGGCTCAAATGCTGCGCCGCGACCCGGAGCTCGAAGTCGTCGGCACCGCCGAGAACCCTTATCAGGCCCGCGACCAGATCCTGAAGCTCGACCCTGAAGTGTTGCTGCTCGACCTGGAAATGCCGCGCATGGACGGGCTGAGCTTCCTCAGCATCATCATGCGCGAGCGCCCGATGCCGGTCGTGATCTTTAGCTCGCTGAGCCAGCAGGGCTCGCACGTCGCCTGGGAGGCGATGCAGCGCGGGGCGATCGAAGTGCTCGGCAAGCCGCGCAGCCCGCGCGAGCTGCAAGACCTGGCGCCGATCCTCATTTACAAGCTGAAGGCTGCTGCCTTGGCCGGTCGCAGCGCGAGCTTCCGCAAGCATGTGGATGCCGCCATCGAGGCTGGCAAGGCCCCTTCCCCGGTGGCTGCCATTAAAAACAGCCAACCCGCTACCGCCTTTTCGCAAAAACCGCAGACCAAGGAGCAGGTCGACTGCTCGCACCTCGACCCGAAGGCGCTCATCCTGCTCGGCGCCTCCACCGGCGGCACCGAAGCGCTGAAAAACGTGCTGGTCGACTTGCCGGCCGACATGCCGCCGATCCTGATCGTGCAGCATATCCCGGCCTATTTTTCCGCCAGTTTTGCCAACCGTCTCGACAGCCTTTGCAAGCTGCGGGTAAAGGAGGCGCGTCACGGCGACGTGTGCCAGCCCGGCCACGTGCTCGTCGCACCCGGTAATTACCACATGACGGTGCACGCTGCGGCGGGCGGCTACCGCGTAAAGCTCGACGACGGGCCGCGTGTATGGCACCAGCGCCCAGCCGTCGACCTGCTGATGAAGAGCGGCGCGCAGACGGCGGGCATGCATGCCATTGCCGGCGTGCTAACGGGCATGGGCCGAGACGGGGCGGAAGGTTTGCTTGCCTTGCGCCGCCGCGGTGCGATAACGTTCGCTCAAGATGAAGCGACCTCAGTAGTTTACGGTATGCCCCGGGCTGCCAAAGAGGTCGGAGCCGCCCAGCGCGTGCTCCCTCTCCATCAAATGGCTGCCTTCCTGCAGGAAGCCACTCGCACCCGTCGCCGCACCTCCCCGCCTACCGAACATGAAGTCTCCAGTGTCTGA
- a CDS encoding FliH/SctL family protein — MSSSSVHHFDLRLSRPVRAVQFVRFGPPPVDADVHEKAVAEAYERGKRAAEQNFHAQMSSQREDVLDFQRNVLERLEREVGQLLAGTADRLPSLVFSLVEKVLEGMQFDGPMLESAIANLLAEMQPAEGERVEVRLNPQDLERLTEHLENAGTLNLNYLDLRDDDRLRPGDMTVHSRFGLVDARLDTRLARLWKEIHAG, encoded by the coding sequence ATGTCCTCGTCTAGCGTGCACCATTTCGACCTCCGGCTGTCGCGCCCCGTGCGCGCGGTCCAGTTCGTTCGCTTCGGGCCGCCTCCCGTCGATGCCGACGTGCACGAGAAGGCCGTGGCGGAAGCTTACGAGCGCGGCAAACGCGCGGCGGAGCAGAATTTCCACGCCCAGATGAGCAGCCAGCGCGAAGACGTGCTCGACTTCCAGCGCAACGTGCTGGAACGCCTCGAGCGCGAAGTCGGCCAGTTGCTCGCCGGGACCGCCGACCGCTTGCCGTCGCTCGTCTTCTCCCTCGTCGAGAAAGTGCTCGAAGGAATGCAATTCGACGGCCCCATGCTGGAGAGCGCCATTGCCAACCTGCTGGCCGAGATGCAACCGGCGGAAGGCGAACGAGTCGAGGTGCGCCTCAACCCGCAGGACCTCGAGCGCCTGACCGAGCACCTCGAAAACGCCGGCACCCTCAATCTCAACTACCTCGACCTGCGCGACGACGACCGCTTGCGCCCCGGCGACATGACCGTACACAGCCGTTTCGGCCTCGTCGACGCCCGCCTCGATACCCGCCTCGCGCGCCTCTGGAAGGAGATCCACGCCGGATGA
- the fliF gene encoding flagellar basal-body MS-ring/collar protein FliF — protein MNNILQQFTQFWKELGTNQKVSVILSALFIVGVMGALLWWSGRPQMSLLYGELDNEDLSAIAKVVQDNGVKYELRGNSVYVPREALSQLRMDLASQGLPQGGGVGFEIFDRGNFGISDFVQRTNYMRAIQGELGRTITQINGIRSARVMIVQPESRLVVTPTGSKPTASVFVETGGKPLPLDAVNSIRFLVANAVEGLNVDDVAVVDNRGNVLSESLRTDEGLAEVSGQLKFRREIERYYGQKVETMLSPVVGVGGVVARVSVEVNTDSATRTEVIYDPESAVVRQETASENTNQSSESRPTQGAGVAANLPENAGGAPAGGNEAVSSNNESRKERSASYEINSTRVEVIQAPGTIQRLTAAVVVAQRLGEDGAPVVRTPEEISRLQRMVGNALGIAPDQRIEDLVTVQEMPFMVVDTGEEQSPGLIEMAFQYQEFIRNFLALGVAIVMFGIFLRLLQRQKTDFEVMTPVPTQAASSSEPRDVTPKLTPELLNELIQSKPQNVSLALKNWVSEGQNKA, from the coding sequence ATGAACAACATACTCCAGCAGTTTACACAGTTTTGGAAGGAGCTCGGGACCAACCAGAAGGTATCGGTCATCCTCTCCGCCTTGTTCATCGTCGGCGTGATGGGCGCGCTGCTCTGGTGGTCGGGCCGACCCCAGATGAGCCTGCTCTACGGCGAGCTCGACAACGAAGACCTCTCCGCCATCGCCAAGGTCGTGCAAGACAATGGCGTGAAGTACGAGCTGCGCGGCAACTCCGTCTACGTGCCCCGCGAAGCCCTTTCCCAGCTGCGGATGGACTTGGCCTCGCAAGGCCTCCCCCAGGGCGGCGGCGTGGGCTTCGAGATCTTCGACCGCGGCAACTTTGGCATCAGCGACTTTGTGCAGCGCACCAACTACATGCGCGCCATCCAGGGCGAGCTCGGCCGCACGATCACGCAGATCAACGGCATCCGCTCCGCCCGCGTGATGATCGTGCAGCCCGAAAGCCGCCTCGTCGTGACGCCCACCGGCTCCAAGCCCACTGCATCCGTCTTTGTCGAAACCGGCGGCAAGCCGCTGCCGCTCGACGCCGTCAACTCCATCCGCTTCCTCGTCGCCAACGCCGTCGAAGGCCTCAACGTCGACGACGTCGCAGTGGTCGACAACCGGGGCAACGTGCTGAGCGAATCCCTCCGCACCGACGAAGGCCTGGCCGAAGTCAGCGGGCAGCTCAAGTTCCGCCGCGAGATCGAGCGCTACTACGGCCAGAAGGTCGAGACCATGCTCAGCCCGGTGGTCGGGGTAGGGGGCGTCGTCGCCCGCGTATCCGTCGAAGTCAATACCGACTCGGCCACCCGCACCGAAGTGATTTACGACCCCGAAAGCGCCGTCGTCCGCCAGGAGACCGCGAGCGAAAACACCAACCAGAGCAGCGAATCGCGCCCCACTCAAGGGGCCGGTGTGGCCGCCAACCTGCCGGAAAATGCCGGTGGCGCCCCTGCCGGCGGCAACGAAGCCGTCAGCAGCAACAACGAAAGCCGCAAGGAACGCTCCGCCTCTTACGAGATCAATTCGACCCGCGTCGAAGTGATCCAGGCCCCTGGCACGATTCAGCGCCTCACTGCGGCGGTGGTCGTGGCCCAGCGCCTTGGCGAAGACGGAGCCCCTGTGGTGCGCACGCCGGAAGAAATTTCCCGTCTGCAGCGCATGGTCGGCAACGCCCTCGGCATCGCGCCCGATCAACGCATCGAAGACCTCGTGACGGTGCAGGAAATGCCCTTTATGGTCGTCGACACCGGCGAGGAGCAATCGCCCGGGCTGATCGAAATGGCCTTCCAATACCAGGAATTTATCCGCAACTTCCTTGCGTTGGGCGTCGCAATCGTAATGTTTGGTATCTTCCTCCGTTTACTTCAGCGCCAGAAGACCGATTTCGAAGTCATGACGCCCGTGCCCACCCAGGCCGCCTCCTCTTCGGAGCCGCGCGACGTGACCCCGAAACTGACGCCGGAGCTGCTCAACGAGCTGATCCAGTCCAAACCGCAAAACGTCAGCCTCGCGCTCAAGAACTGGGTGAGCGAAGGGCAGAACAAGGCCTAG
- a CDS encoding FliI/YscN family ATPase has translation MNLMDRMDWLEGRVRKATTVERSGRVVEVRGLIIESEGPEAGVGDIIEIQSDQRDHRIVAEVVGFRGNRLLLMPYWATQHIHPGCRTVAAEGQSHVPVGPALVGRVIDGLGRPMDGKGPLDAADHVPLHRDPPNAMLRQPIRESFTTGVRAIDLFTPVGVGQRLGVFAGSGVGKSTLMGMIARGAQADINVVCLVGERGRELREFIENDLGEEGLARSVVVVSTSDQAAPLRLRAAFLATAIAEYFRDQGASVMMLMDSLTRFAMAQREIGLAVGEPPASRGYTPSVFAQLPRLLERTGQGEHGSITALYTVLVEGDDMNEPVADTVRGILDGHLLLSRELATANHYPAIDVLGSVSRLIRAVCNQQQQQAVGRARDLLSLYKKNEDMINLGAYTRGTSPRLDEAIAKREGLLKILRQQQHEHTGRDQSFQLLSAVLGV, from the coding sequence ATGAACCTGATGGACCGCATGGACTGGCTCGAAGGCCGCGTCCGCAAAGCCACCACGGTAGAGCGCTCCGGCCGGGTCGTCGAAGTGCGCGGCCTGATCATCGAGTCCGAAGGCCCCGAAGCCGGGGTCGGCGACATCATCGAGATCCAGTCCGACCAGCGCGACCACCGCATTGTGGCCGAAGTGGTCGGGTTTCGCGGCAATCGCCTCTTGTTGATGCCCTACTGGGCCACGCAGCACATCCACCCCGGTTGCCGCACCGTGGCGGCCGAGGGCCAATCGCATGTGCCCGTCGGCCCCGCACTCGTAGGCCGCGTGATCGACGGCCTGGGCCGCCCGATGGATGGCAAGGGCCCACTCGATGCTGCCGACCACGTGCCCCTGCATCGCGACCCCCCCAATGCGATGTTGCGCCAGCCCATCCGCGAATCCTTTACCACCGGCGTGCGTGCCATCGACCTGTTTACGCCCGTCGGGGTGGGGCAGCGTCTCGGCGTTTTTGCCGGCTCCGGCGTCGGTAAGTCCACCCTCATGGGCATGATCGCCCGCGGCGCGCAGGCCGATATCAACGTCGTCTGCCTCGTGGGTGAACGTGGCCGCGAATTGCGCGAATTTATCGAAAACGACCTCGGCGAAGAAGGCCTCGCCCGTAGCGTCGTCGTCGTTTCGACCTCCGACCAGGCTGCGCCTTTGCGCCTGCGGGCCGCATTCCTCGCCACGGCCATTGCCGAGTATTTCCGCGATCAAGGGGCCAGCGTCATGATGTTGATGGACTCGCTGACCCGCTTTGCCATGGCACAACGCGAGATCGGCCTGGCCGTCGGTGAACCGCCCGCCAGCCGCGGCTACACGCCCAGCGTTTTTGCCCAGCTTCCCCGCCTGCTCGAACGCACCGGCCAGGGTGAACACGGCTCCATTACTGCCCTTTACACCGTGCTCGTCGAAGGTGACGACATGAACGAGCCGGTGGCCGACACCGTGCGCGGTATCCTCGACGGTCACTTGCTGCTCAGCCGGGAGCTGGCCACGGCCAATCACTACCCGGCCATCGACGTGCTCGGCTCGGTCAGCCGCCTCATCCGCGCCGTCTGCAACCAGCAGCAGCAACAGGCGGTAGGCCGCGCGCGCGACCTGCTCTCGCTCTACAAGAAGAACGAAGACATGATCAACCTCGGGGCCTACACCCGGGGGACCAGCCCGCGCCTCGACGAAGCGATTGCCAAACGCGAAGGATTGTTGAAAATCCTCCGCCAGCAACAGCACGAGCACACCGGTCGCGACCAATCCTTTCAACTCCTCTCCGCCGTCCTCGGCGTATGA
- a CDS encoding protein-glutamate O-methyltransferase: MARQPAVTSSFSIGPLSQEEYDRFSEAIYRLARINLGPHKKELVTARLSKRLRALGMTRFSDYYNFITSKAGSEELTNFVDAISTNHTFFFREVLHFEFMASQVVPEHIKHHGRRPLRVWSAACSSGEEPYSIAITLAETLPMGSHENFEVIATDISTKVLNKAKEGIYPASRLQSMPLEVIKRYFTPSRGRDEEPHFQARPQLRQRIQFQHLNLFSNYPWREPFDMVFLRNVMIYFDRDTQVDLIQRILPWIRPGGYLITGQSESLGHSVQALKVLRPSIHQKTHG, encoded by the coding sequence ATGGCACGTCAGCCCGCGGTCACATCTTCATTCAGCATCGGTCCTCTCAGTCAGGAGGAATACGACCGTTTTAGCGAAGCTATTTACCGGCTCGCACGCATCAACCTCGGCCCCCACAAGAAAGAGCTGGTCACAGCCCGGCTGTCCAAGCGCCTCCGTGCGTTAGGCATGACGCGCTTCAGCGACTACTACAACTTTATCACCAGTAAGGCGGGCAGCGAGGAACTGACTAATTTCGTCGACGCGATTTCGACCAATCACACGTTTTTCTTCCGCGAGGTGCTGCACTTCGAGTTCATGGCCTCCCAGGTCGTGCCGGAGCACATCAAGCACCACGGGCGCCGGCCGCTTCGAGTATGGAGCGCGGCGTGTTCGAGCGGTGAAGAGCCCTACTCCATCGCCATCACCTTGGCTGAAACCCTCCCAATGGGTTCGCACGAGAACTTCGAGGTGATCGCTACCGACATCTCGACCAAGGTCCTGAACAAGGCGAAGGAGGGCATCTATCCCGCCTCGCGCCTGCAATCGATGCCGCTGGAGGTGATCAAGCGTTACTTCACCCCGTCGCGTGGGCGCGATGAAGAGCCGCACTTCCAGGCGCGCCCCCAGTTGCGCCAGCGCATTCAATTTCAGCACCTCAACCTGTTTTCCAACTACCCATGGCGCGAGCCGTTTGATATGGTGTTTCTCCGAAACGTCATGATCTACTTCGACCGTGATACTCAGGTAGACTTGATCCAACGCATCCTCCCGTGGATTCGCCCCGGCGGCTACCTCATTACCGGCCAAAGCGAATCGCTGGGCCACAGTGTTCAGGCCCTGAAAGTTCTGCGCCCCTCCATCCATCAGAAGACCCATGGCTGA
- the flgB gene encoding flagellar basal body rod protein FlgB, which translates to MLESIANQPNLAAARVWLDATAMRQQALAANLANASTPGYKRVDLNSDFEANFRRELQSGQLGNGQNFPLSVETDTSARAVGPDGNNVAIEEEMQAINENALRYQFMTQYVSTSLKHLETAITGRVQPS; encoded by the coding sequence ATGCTCGAATCCATCGCCAACCAGCCCAATCTTGCCGCCGCCCGCGTCTGGCTCGACGCCACGGCGATGCGGCAACAGGCGCTGGCGGCCAACCTCGCGAATGCCTCGACGCCGGGCTACAAGCGGGTCGACCTCAATTCGGACTTCGAGGCCAACTTCCGTCGTGAACTCCAGTCGGGCCAGTTGGGCAACGGGCAGAATTTTCCGCTCTCGGTCGAGACCGACACCAGCGCCCGTGCGGTGGGCCCCGATGGCAACAACGTCGCCATCGAAGAAGAAATGCAGGCCATCAACGAAAACGCCCTGCGCTATCAGTTCATGACTCAATACGTCAGCACCTCGCTGAAGCACCTCGAGACCGCCATCACCGGCCGCGTCCAGCCGAGCTGA
- the flgC gene encoding flagellar basal body rod protein FlgC, with amino-acid sequence MELIPAARYTTDALQAHRLQMDVVAQNLANAQTTRDVDGQPYQRRQVVFESYLPKIGGMEPQNTSRSVRVSEVSVDNTPGERVYMPNHPHADDNGMVALPNVKTAMEMVDLINVSRAYEANLSVIRTSRQMALQAMQI; translated from the coding sequence ATGGAACTCATCCCCGCCGCCCGCTACACCACCGATGCCCTGCAAGCCCACCGCCTGCAGATGGACGTCGTGGCGCAGAACCTGGCCAACGCGCAAACCACGCGCGATGTGGATGGGCAACCCTACCAGCGCCGTCAGGTCGTCTTCGAGAGCTACCTGCCCAAGATCGGCGGCATGGAGCCGCAAAACACCTCCCGCAGCGTGCGCGTCTCCGAGGTCTCGGTCGACAACACCCCCGGCGAGCGCGTCTACATGCCCAACCACCCGCACGCCGACGACAACGGCATGGTGGCGCTCCCCAACGTGAAAACCGCCATGGAGATGGTCGACCTCATCAACGTCTCCCGCGCCTACGAAGCCAACCTCAGCGTGATCCGCACCTCCCGCCAGATGGCCCTCCAGGCCATGCAAATCTAG
- a CDS encoding flagellar hook-basal body complex protein FliE — MAAIPSISALNPSLLTRLDPQRAMEQARQLQGPTAGLPGLDKAGANFDAQDWMSKLNTATQRPTDAPWKNDGVEGAARSGLPNLSGAPALGVENLARDFVRAVDQKQDVASHEVRQLMTGESTNLHQAMISMRESGLAFTMMVEVRNKLVESFQELMRMQV; from the coding sequence ATGGCCGCCATTCCCTCCATTTCCGCCCTCAACCCTTCGCTCCTCACCCGGCTGGACCCCCAGCGCGCGATGGAGCAGGCGCGCCAGCTCCAAGGGCCCACCGCCGGCCTGCCCGGGCTCGATAAGGCCGGTGCCAACTTCGACGCCCAGGACTGGATGTCGAAGCTCAACACTGCGACCCAGCGCCCGACCGATGCCCCGTGGAAAAACGACGGCGTCGAAGGAGCGGCTCGCAGCGGACTGCCCAATCTTTCCGGCGCCCCGGCCCTCGGGGTGGAAAATCTTGCCCGCGACTTCGTGCGCGCCGTCGACCAGAAGCAGGACGTGGCCTCTCACGAGGTGCGCCAGCTGATGACGGGCGAGAGCACCAACCTCCACCAGGCCATGATCAGCATGCGCGAGTCGGGCCTGGCCTTCACCATGATGGTCGAAGTCCGAAACAAGTTGGTGGAATCATTTCAAGAACTGATGCGGATGCAGGTCTAG